In Numenius arquata chromosome 20, bNumArq3.hap1.1, whole genome shotgun sequence, the following proteins share a genomic window:
- the PUSL1 gene encoding tRNA pseudouridine synthase-like 1 codes for MVSPPTRYLVFFQYFGTKYSGVMETSNDQTIVGVQNYLQKAAENLKPIVPIKFYISSRTDTGVHALCNTAHFDIQRAPGKPAFNEKQLIYCLNYHLRSEPIRILNAHRVANSFHARFSALSRTYVYRLLMGCTHHSQIPVFEKDLCWAPAGGYLNVPAMRDAAQFLLGTHDFSTFRSLNSETPFRSPVRTILQADIQPSSGFLSHHYEHRGLEFWELKFRSRSFLYRQVRRMVGALVAVGQGKLTPRHIKELLEIKDSRAFPPNAMAPPSGLFLKSVEYNEADLDTTDAPGE; via the exons ATGGTGTCTCCCCCAACCCGATACCTAGTGTTCTTTCAGTACTTTGGCACTAAATATAG TGGGGTTATGGAGACTTCGAATGATCAGACAATAGTTGGAGTCCAGAATTATTTGCAG AAGGCAGCGGAGAACCTAAAACCCATTGTTCCCATCAAGTTCTACATCTCCAGCCGAACAGATACTGGTGTCCATGCACTCTGCAACACTGCTCACTTTGACATCCAGAGGGCACCGGGGAAGCCAGCTTTTAATGAGAAACAGCTCATCTACTGTCTTAATTACCACCTGAGGTCTGAGCCAATCCG CATCTTGAATGCCCATCGAGTGGCCAACAGCTTCCACGCGCGCTTCTCTGCCCTGTCAAGAACCTACGTTTATCGGCTGCTGATGGGCTGCACTCATCATTCTCAAATACCGGTGTTCGAAAAGGATCTCTGCTGGGCTCCCGCGGGAGG CTACCTGAACGTGCCTGCCATGCGGGATGCAGCACAGTTCCTGCTGGGAACACACGACTTCAGCACCTTTCGTTCACTTAACTCCGAAACGCCTTTTCGGTCTCCAGTCAGAACCATCCTCCAGGCAGACATCCAACCCTCTTCTGGGTTCCTGTCCCACCACTATGAACACAG GGGACTGGAGTTTTGGGAGCTGAAGTTCAGGAGCAGGTCATTTCTTTACCGACAG GTCCGAAGAATGGTTGGGGCTCTGGTTGCAGTTGGCCAGGGAAAGTTAACACCTCGTCATATAAAGGAGTTACTGGAGATAAAAGATTCACGGGCTTTTCCACCGAATGCCATGGCTCCACCATCTGGACTCTTCCTAAAATCAGTGGAATATAACGAAGCAG atTTGGACACTACAGATGCCCCAGGAGAATAG
- the LOC141473851 gene encoding lysophosphatidic acid receptor 6-like has product MAGIAWTEGVSNETVANSSSEFSLEADFQYSLFTVIYSVVFVLGLIENVLALYLLSCRVTHTSHSYIYMMNLALVDTLFVCVLPFKVHYHLNRNDWIFGDMACRVTGTLYYINIYLSIAFFTCICVDRYIAVLHPFTYIQIKVFHYVVVVTVLWVVALSVMVPLILGGPLHNSGARNTTLCFENFTTSSWTSRMAPYNILALVFGFVIPFSIILISYPLVAKRVSQIKHSIRKRKALTTISIILLICTLCFLPYHLTHLLHFLMRVQVIQNEAFSCLIYKMRRVTLALVSVNCCLNPLLYYFSSSSNRWCCNFKLRFRSKIVYTICDRQFWESSCAYKVQEGHGDGINRSI; this is encoded by the coding sequence ATGGCAGGTATTGCCTGGACTGAAGGAGTCTCCAATGAGACCGTGGCCAATTCTAGTTCGGAATTCAGCTTGGAAGCAGATTTCCAGTATTCCTTGTTCACTGTCATCTACAGTGTTGTTTTTGTGCTGGGACTGATAGAAAACGTGTTGGCTCTGTACCTGCTGTCCTGCAGAGTGACGCACACCTCCCATTCCTACATCTACATGATGAACCTAGCTCTAGTGGACaccttgtttgtttgtgtgttgccGTTTAAAGTTCATTACCACCTGAATCGGAACGATTGGATCTTTGGTGACATGGCTTGTAGGGTGACTGGGACCTTGTACTACATCAACATCTACCTGAGCATTGCCTTTTTCACCTGCATTTGTGTGGATCGCTACATCGCCGTGTTGCACCCCTTCACCTACATCCAGATCAAAGTCTTCCACTACGTTGTGGTGGTCACGGTCCTTTGGGTGGTGGCTCTAAGTGTCATGGTTCCACTTATCCTGGGAGGTCCCCTCCACAACAGCGGGGCGAGGAACACGACGCTGTGTTTTGAGAACTTTACGACGAGCAGCTGGACTTCCCGCATGGCTCCTTACAACATCCTGGCCTTAGTTTTTGGGTTTGTTATCCCGTTTTCCATCATTCTGATCAGTTACCCTCTCGTCGCCAAGAGGGTCTCCCAGATCAAGCACAGCATCCGCAAGAGGAAGGCCCTGACCACCATCTCCATCATCTTGCTCATTTGCACCTTGTGCTTTCTCCCCTATCACCTCACCCACTTGCTCCACTTCCTAATGCGTGTCCAGGTCATCCAGAACGAGGCCTTTAGCTGCCTGATCTACAAGATGCGAAGGGTCACCTTAGCCCTGGTGAGTGTCAACTGTTGCCTCAACCCGCTCCTCTActacttctcctcctccagcaacCGATGGTGCTGCAACTTCAAGCTCAGGTTCAGGTCCAAAATAGTGTACACGATCTGCGACCGGCAATTCTGGGAGTCCTCCTGCGCTTACAAAGTACAagagggacacggggatgggaTCAACCGATCTATTTAA